Proteins found in one Brachypodium distachyon strain Bd21 chromosome 5, Brachypodium_distachyon_v3.0, whole genome shotgun sequence genomic segment:
- the LOC100826310 gene encoding putative RNA methyltransferase At5g10620 isoform X2 → MEVLPWSCRCALYRSPSKNSGAPARPSAPPPLAARGRRSKYSGQSVRTMPIRVLTVGKKRSQGTQLLVEEYKEKLSYYCGVEDTLIKSNPKLTSDVKVQIEAEDTAMMQQLKAEDFVVVLDENGKDVISEQIADLIGDAGNTGSSRLTFCIGGPYGLGVQVRERADATIRLSSLVLNHQVALIVLMEQLYR, encoded by the exons ATGGAAGTCCTGCCATGGAGCTGCCGCTGTGCGCTCTACCGTTCCCCAAGCAAGAACAGTGGTGCGCCCGCGCGtccttctgctcctcctcctctcg CTGCTCGAGGCAGGAGATCCAAATACTCGGGGCAATCTGTG AGAACAATGCCTATCCGTGTGCTAACAGTTGGCAAGAAAAGGTCTCAAGGGACACAACTTCTTGTCGAAGAATATAAGGAGAAGCTCAGTTACTACTGCGGAGTTGAGGACACCCTTATCAAGTCCAACCCAAAACTTACAAG tGATGTCAAGGTGCAAATCGAGGCAGAAGACACGGCTATGATGCAGCAACTCAAGGCTGAAGATTTT GTTGTTGTGCTGGATGAAAACGGGAAGGATGTCATATCTGAGCAGATAGCTGATCTGATTGGAGATGCTGGCAACACA GGATCGTCAAGGCTCACATTTTGTATTGGTGGGCCATATGGTCTTGGGGTACAAGTAAGAGAACGGGCGGATGCAACAATTAGGCTATCATCACTGGTTTTGAATCACCAAGTCGCTTTAATAGTTCTAATGGAGCAACTATACAGGTGA
- the LOC100826310 gene encoding putative RNA methyltransferase At5g10620 isoform X1: MEVLPWSCRCALYRSPSKNSGAPARPSAPPPLAARGRRSKYSGQSVRTMPIRVLTVGKKRSQGTQLLVEEYKEKLSYYCGVEDTLIKSNPKLTSDVKVQIEAEDTAMMQQLKAEDFVVVLDENGKDVISEQIADLIGDAGNTGSSRLTFCIGGPYGLGVQVRERADATIRLSSLVLNHQVALIVLMEQLYRAWTIIKGQKYHH; this comes from the exons ATGGAAGTCCTGCCATGGAGCTGCCGCTGTGCGCTCTACCGTTCCCCAAGCAAGAACAGTGGTGCGCCCGCGCGtccttctgctcctcctcctctcg CTGCTCGAGGCAGGAGATCCAAATACTCGGGGCAATCTGTG AGAACAATGCCTATCCGTGTGCTAACAGTTGGCAAGAAAAGGTCTCAAGGGACACAACTTCTTGTCGAAGAATATAAGGAGAAGCTCAGTTACTACTGCGGAGTTGAGGACACCCTTATCAAGTCCAACCCAAAACTTACAAG tGATGTCAAGGTGCAAATCGAGGCAGAAGACACGGCTATGATGCAGCAACTCAAGGCTGAAGATTTT GTTGTTGTGCTGGATGAAAACGGGAAGGATGTCATATCTGAGCAGATAGCTGATCTGATTGGAGATGCTGGCAACACA GGATCGTCAAGGCTCACATTTTGTATTGGTGGGCCATATGGTCTTGGGGTACAAGTAAGAGAACGGGCGGATGCAACAATTAGGCTATCATCACTGGTTTTGAATCACCAAGTCGCTTTAATAGTTCTAATGGAGCAACTATACAG GGCATGGACAATAATCAAAGGACAGAAGTATCATCACTAG
- the LOC100826936 gene encoding probable plastid-lipid-associated protein 8, chloroplastic has protein sequence MAASAAPSCIRILSSAPPSLAALHRPHRRRIPSSVRCSLAAAPGLRAPPELVDSILSKVKGTDRGVLLPEEGHQEVADAALQLGKYCIDEPVKSPLIFGEWEVVYCSVPTSPGGIYRTPLGRLVFKTDDMVQVVEAPDIVRNKVTFSIFGLDGSVSLKGKLNVLDSKWIQVIFEPPELKVGSLGFQYGGESEVKLEITYVDEKIRLGKGSRGSLFVFLRQG, from the exons ATGGCGGCTTCTGCAGCGCCCTCTTGCATCCGCATCCTCTCCTCCGCACCTCCTTCACTGGCCGCTCTCCACCGTCCACACCGCCGGCGCATACCCTCCTCCGTTCGATGCTCCCTCGCGGCAGCGCCCGGTCTCCgggcgccgccggagctcgtcGACTCCATCCTCTCCAAG GTGAAGGGAACTGACCGGGGAGTGCTGCTGCCGGAAGAGGGCCATCAGGAggtcgccgacgccgcgctgCAGCTGGGGAAGTACTGCATCGATGAGCCCGTCAAGTCCCCCCTTATATTCGGAG AGTGGGAGGTTGTTTATTGCTCGGTGCCGACATCCCCTGGGGGGATTTACCGGACTCCTCTCGGTAGGCTAGTCTTCAAAACCGATGACATGGTTCAGGTGGTGGAAGCCCCGGACATCGTCAGGAACAAAGTGACATTTTCCATCTTTGGTCTCGACGGCTCGGTATCTTTGAAAG GCAAGCTGAATGTATTGGACAGTAAGTGGATTCAGGTCATATTTGAGCCTCCAGAACTGAAGGTAGGCTCCTTGGGGTTTCAGTATGGTGGAGAGAGCGAAGTCAAGCTGGAAATCACCTATGTGGACGAGAAGATCAGGCTAGGAAAAGGATCTAGAGGCTCGCTCTTCGTCTTCTTGAGACAAGGATAG
- the LOC100845873 gene encoding uncharacterized protein LOC100845873 → MKAVPPTRPRTSPPIPRVWVLAVAGFIFIALGYAYLHPPQHYTSPMRVWLPAEPDRELTDEERASRVVFRQILTAPPLMSRRSKPKIAFMFLTPGTLPFEKLWEKFFEGHEGKYTIYVHASREKPEHVSPLFIGRDVHSEKVVWGTISMVDAERRLLANALGDIDNQHFVLLSDSCVPLHNFDYIYNYLMGSNLSFIDSFYDPGPHGNFRYSKNMLPEVTEADFRKGSQWFSVKRQHALLTIADSLYYTKFKLYCKPGMEDGRNCYADEHYIPTLFHMMDPNGIANWSVTHVDWSEGKWHPKAYRAKDVSYELLKNITSVDMSYHVTSDSKKVVTENPCLWNGMKRPCYLFARKFYPESINNLMNLFSNHTRYRNR, encoded by the exons atgaagGCTGTTCCGCCGACTCGCCCGAGAACTTCTCCTCCAATACCGCGCGTGTGGGTACTAGCTGTTGCAGGTTTCATCTTCATCGCACTGGGCTATGCTTATCTCCACCCGCCGCAGCATTACACATCTCCGATGAGAGTTTGGCTGCCTGCGGAACCTGACAGGGAACTGACCGACGAGGAGAGGGCCTCGCGTGTTGTGTTCAGGCAGATCCTGACGGCACCTCCTCTCATGTCCAGGAGGTCCAAGCCGAAAATCGCTTTCATGTTCTTGACTCCCGGCACATTGCCGTTTGAAAAACTATGGGAGAAATTCTTCGAG GGTCATGAGGGGAAATACACCATATATGTTCATGCCTCGAGGGAGAAGCCAGAACATGTCAGTCCTTTATTTATTGGTCGAGATGTACACAGTGAAAAG GTAGTATGGGGTACCATTTCTATGGTCGACGCTGAGAGGCGATTGTTGGCAAATGCACTAGGAGACATTGACAACCAGCATTTTGTGTTGCTTTCTGACAG TTGTGTGCCTTTGCACAATTTTGATTACATTTATAACTACCTGATGGGATCAAATCTCAGTTTTATTGACTC CTTCTATGATCCTGGGCCTCATGGAAATTTTAgatattcaaaaaatatgttaCCTGAGGTTACAGAGGCTGACTTCAGGAAGGGTTCACAG TGGTTCTCTGTCAAGCGGCAACATGCATTGCTGACAATTGCGGACAGTCTTTACTATACCAAGTTCAAGCTTTACTGTAAG CCAGGGATGGAAGATGGTCGCAACTGTTATGCTGATGAACACTATATACCAACCCTATTCCAT ATGATGGATCCAAATGGAATTGCCAATTGGTCTGTGACTCATGTTGACTGGTCTGAAGGGAAGTGGCATCCAAAAGCTTATCGGGCAAAGGATGTCAGTTATGAGCTCCTGAAGAATATAACA TCCGTTGACATGAGCTACCATGTCACCAGTGATAGCAAG AAAGTGGTTACGGAAAACCCTTGCTTATGGAATGGAATGAAGAGACCATGCTACCTGTTTGCGAGGAAGTTCTATCCTGAATCAATAAACAACCTCATGAACTTATTCTCGAATCACACACGTTATAGGAATAGATAG
- the LOC100846177 gene encoding uncharacterized protein LOC100846177 isoform X1, producing MASHGALPIAFAVLLCSSFLLTQCTVVAASVSSLSSHEQEQEQEIRRLRSKVASLEDEVSGRKEETSQLESLVREKTAQIAALVGGLEVLQVTNVADDESVMKASTNSAMLEEQIERLGNDLEDQVKKGESLEARASEAEKSLLELGQKLEHVEKINIEQRKKIEELEHHLQNAEGQLSEGQTEAKLKAEELAMDRGMWLPYWFASRSEHCQELASVKWRLHGKPAVDALMQKVVRTLTHAQRLVEPHLQATQNVQEGIRRFLLDNELLKLNPLSAHRLAWWTASAALFALPVYFVYKIFSATIWKKIQARGNRGRGGRFSRRKPARRVGK from the exons ATGGCCTCCCACGGGGCTCTTCCGATCGCCTTCGCGGTCCTCCTCTGCTCGAGCTTTCTTCTCACCCAGTGCACAGTCGTCGCGGCCTCTGTCTCGTCGTTGTCCTCGCACGAGCAAGAGCAAGAGCAGGAAATCCGGAGGCTCAGGTCCAAGGTCGCGTCGCTGGAGGATGAGGTGAGCggcaggaaggaggagacgtcGCAGCTGGAGAGCCTCGTCAGGGAGAAGACGGCCCAGATCGCGGCGCTGGTCGGCGGGCTAGAGGTCTTGCAG GTGACGAATGTGGCCGACGATGAGTCGGTGATGAAGGCGAGCACGAACAGCGCGATGCTCGAGGAACAG ATAGAGAGGCTGGGCAATGATTTGGAAGACCAAGTTAAGAAGGGGGAGTCGTTGGAAGCCCGGGCTAGCGAAGCAGAGAAAAGCCTGCTTGAACTTGGTCAGAAGTTGGAGCAT GTTGAGAAGATCAATATCGAGCAGAGGAAGAAAATCGAGGAGCTGGAACATCATCTTCAGAATGCAGAG GGACAGCTTTCGGAAGGgcaaacagaagcaaaattgAAGGCTGAAGAGTTAGCGATG gaTCGTGGCATGTGGCTTCCATACTGGTTCGCTTCGCGTTCTGAACATTGTCAG GAATTAGCATCTGTCAAATGGCGCCTCCATGGGAAACCTGCGGTCGATGCTTTGATGCAGAAG GTAGTTAGGACATTGACACATGCTCAAAGATTAGTGGAGCCACATTTGCAGGCAACACAGAAT GTTCAGGAAGGAATCAGGCGCTTCCTGCTGGACAACGAGCTGCTGAAGCTGAACCCACTTTCAGCTCATCGGCTCGCGTGGTGGACG GCTTCAGCTGCCTTGTTCGCGCTACCGGTCTACTTCGTGTACAAGATCTTCTCGGCCACGATCTG GAAGAAGATTCAGGCGAGGGGTAACAGAGGCAGAGGAGGCAGGTTTTCTAGACGCAAGCCCGCCCGCAGAGTGGGCAAGTAG
- the LOC100826622 gene encoding uncharacterized protein LOC100826622, which yields MARLIARTLTLARPAAPRSSLRPVRAFSAKVEFIEIDLSEESPSSSSGVAGDSTEEPMGMGRLNAAIHGVIVRRAAPDWLPFAPGGSYWVPQMRRPLGVSDLVGQVVYTAKGAVGAAAFTEEEAMCFTTLQGWPSAAYFVEGKFPHPVKESRKDQTDEEES from the exons ATGGCTCGCCTCATCGCgcgaaccctaaccctagcgcGCCCGGCAGCTCCGCGCTCATCCCTGCGCCCTGTCCGCGCGTTCTCTGCGAAGGTGGAGTTCATCGAGATCGACCTGTCCGAGGAgtccccctcttcctcctccggcgtcgcgggcgacTCCACCGAGGAGCCGATGGGGATGGGGCGCCTGAATGCCGCCATCCACGGGGTGATCGTCCGGCGGGCGGCTCCTGACTGGCTGCCCTTCGCGCCGGGGGGGTCGTACTGGGTGCCGCAGATGCGGCGGCCGCTTGGGGTGTCCGATCTTGTCGGCCAGGTCGTATACACCGCCAAGGGCGCAGTGGGCGCGGCCGCCTTCACGGAAGAGGAGGCCATGTGCTTCACCACCTTGCAGGGGTGGCCGTCGGCGGCCTATTTCGTGGAAG GGAAATTTCCACATCCAGTGAAGGAGTCAAGGAAAGATCAAACTGACGAGGAGGAAAGCTAA
- the LOC100846177 gene encoding uncharacterized protein LOC100846177 isoform X2: MASHGALPIAFAVLLCSSFLLTQCTVVAASVSSLSSHEQEQEQEIRRLRSKVASLEDEVSGRKEETSQLESLVREKTAQIAALVGGLEVLQVTNVADDESVMKASTNSAMLEEQIERLGNDLEDQVKKGESLEARASEAEKSLLELGQKLEHVEKINIEQRKKIEELEHHLQNAELSEGQTEAKLKAEELAMDRGMWLPYWFASRSEHCQELASVKWRLHGKPAVDALMQKVVRTLTHAQRLVEPHLQATQNVQEGIRRFLLDNELLKLNPLSAHRLAWWTASAALFALPVYFVYKIFSATIWKKIQARGNRGRGGRFSRRKPARRVGK; the protein is encoded by the exons ATGGCCTCCCACGGGGCTCTTCCGATCGCCTTCGCGGTCCTCCTCTGCTCGAGCTTTCTTCTCACCCAGTGCACAGTCGTCGCGGCCTCTGTCTCGTCGTTGTCCTCGCACGAGCAAGAGCAAGAGCAGGAAATCCGGAGGCTCAGGTCCAAGGTCGCGTCGCTGGAGGATGAGGTGAGCggcaggaaggaggagacgtcGCAGCTGGAGAGCCTCGTCAGGGAGAAGACGGCCCAGATCGCGGCGCTGGTCGGCGGGCTAGAGGTCTTGCAG GTGACGAATGTGGCCGACGATGAGTCGGTGATGAAGGCGAGCACGAACAGCGCGATGCTCGAGGAACAG ATAGAGAGGCTGGGCAATGATTTGGAAGACCAAGTTAAGAAGGGGGAGTCGTTGGAAGCCCGGGCTAGCGAAGCAGAGAAAAGCCTGCTTGAACTTGGTCAGAAGTTGGAGCAT GTTGAGAAGATCAATATCGAGCAGAGGAAGAAAATCGAGGAGCTGGAACATCATCTTCAGAATGCAGAG CTTTCGGAAGGgcaaacagaagcaaaattgAAGGCTGAAGAGTTAGCGATG gaTCGTGGCATGTGGCTTCCATACTGGTTCGCTTCGCGTTCTGAACATTGTCAG GAATTAGCATCTGTCAAATGGCGCCTCCATGGGAAACCTGCGGTCGATGCTTTGATGCAGAAG GTAGTTAGGACATTGACACATGCTCAAAGATTAGTGGAGCCACATTTGCAGGCAACACAGAAT GTTCAGGAAGGAATCAGGCGCTTCCTGCTGGACAACGAGCTGCTGAAGCTGAACCCACTTTCAGCTCATCGGCTCGCGTGGTGGACG GCTTCAGCTGCCTTGTTCGCGCTACCGGTCTACTTCGTGTACAAGATCTTCTCGGCCACGATCTG GAAGAAGATTCAGGCGAGGGGTAACAGAGGCAGAGGAGGCAGGTTTTCTAGACGCAAGCCCGCCCGCAGAGTGGGCAAGTAG